In Spirobacillus cienkowskii, a genomic segment contains:
- a CDS encoding MutS family DNA mismatch repair protein: protein MHPLNNMTKTPETDTLKILENAIKNSSSKNTKLKKQDNQFAIFRLLSTITFLALIVGAFNNQEPIINFILILTFLLYCLLTAWIHSLIQDKQRKWKSIETSMQLQQARIQRNYEFLENHKAPWHNDLIEIPKNHLYAHDLDIHNQLFLLLDTCSTFQGSKKLLKLLIDGGTTLPNAADTKKRSQIASEISKHSQFLKRFEILKLDDLFLQKFFQNKQEEIETNNKDIHEEQNPLKEKFATIFQLLYCFICIVAWFIILFPAIILFIKTQNTENLLQPLFFYAFFILFGIGIFNPTTKKAIKISQDTRLIETVILSLKRKRKTNFEQYFSFLEKNASLKLKKINSLINILNLRGNPIFWITLHIFLPLDSILCVILIYQLKKIEPHLSKWQNELYELDLLCSFARLKLENKLCHFLTPEEIQLATTNKIVFKNIGHPLIPEHKRILNDISLDLKTPVVLLTGSNMSGKSTFLRTLGINFLLSNIGAPVFASQFIAKPAKLLCAIRVDDSIADGTSYFYAEVKRLKQILEILENKQNSNSIFFIDEIFRGTNNKERYIGSFNIIKNLFEKNTFGFVTTHDLALTDIENTDSRLRNMHFREFINEQKLEFDYKIKEGPCPTTNALFIMKQEGLPIP from the coding sequence ATGCATCCACTCAATAATATGACAAAAACACCAGAAACAGATACACTAAAAATATTAGAAAATGCAATTAAAAATTCTTCTTCAAAAAATACAAAACTCAAAAAACAAGACAATCAATTTGCTATTTTTAGGCTACTGAGCACAATCACATTTTTAGCTTTAATTGTAGGAGCTTTTAATAACCAAGAACCAATAATTAATTTTATTTTAATATTAACTTTCTTACTATATTGTCTTTTAACTGCATGGATTCATAGTCTTATTCAAGATAAACAAAGAAAATGGAAATCGATAGAAACAAGTATGCAACTTCAACAAGCACGCATACAAAGAAATTATGAATTTCTTGAAAACCACAAGGCGCCATGGCACAACGATCTCATCGAAATTCCAAAAAACCACCTCTACGCTCATGATCTTGATATCCACAATCAACTGTTTCTACTTTTAGACACATGCAGCACCTTTCAAGGATCAAAAAAACTATTGAAACTACTCATAGATGGAGGAACAACGCTTCCCAATGCAGCGGATACAAAAAAACGATCCCAAATTGCTTCAGAAATTTCAAAACACTCGCAATTTTTAAAACGTTTTGAGATATTAAAGCTTGATGATTTATTTTTACAAAAATTTTTCCAAAATAAACAAGAAGAAATAGAAACCAATAATAAAGATATCCATGAAGAACAAAATCCTTTAAAAGAAAAATTTGCAACTATTTTTCAATTACTCTATTGTTTTATCTGTATTGTAGCATGGTTTATCATCTTATTTCCTGCAATTATTTTATTTATTAAAACACAAAACACAGAAAATTTATTACAACCTTTATTTTTTTATGCATTTTTTATTTTATTTGGTATTGGAATATTTAATCCAACAACAAAAAAAGCTATTAAAATATCGCAAGATACTAGATTAATCGAAACTGTCATTTTATCTTTAAAACGCAAAAGAAAAACAAATTTTGAGCAATATTTTTCATTTCTTGAAAAAAATGCCTCTCTAAAACTAAAAAAAATTAATAGCTTAATTAACATTCTTAATTTAAGAGGAAATCCAATTTTTTGGATAACTCTTCACATTTTTTTACCTCTTGATTCGATATTATGTGTAATTCTAATTTATCAATTAAAAAAGATTGAACCTCATTTATCAAAATGGCAAAATGAATTATATGAACTCGATTTACTTTGTAGTTTTGCACGACTAAAGCTCGAAAATAAATTGTGCCACTTTTTAACGCCTGAAGAAATACAACTTGCAACTACAAATAAAATTGTGTTTAAAAATATTGGACACCCGCTTATTCCAGAACATAAAAGAATTCTAAATGATATTTCACTTGACTTGAAAACGCCCGTTGTGCTGCTTACAGGTAGCAATATGTCTGGCAAAAGTACCTTTTTACGAACTCTTGGGATTAATTTTCTATTATCAAACATTGGAGCTCCTGTTTTTGCATCGCAATTTATTGCTAAACCTGCAAAACTACTTTGTGCAATACGAGTTGATGATTCTATAGCCGATGGAACGAGTTATTTTTATGCAGAAGTAAAAAGATTAAAACAAATATTAGAAATTCTTGAGAATAAACAAAATTCAAATTCAATTTTTTTTATTGACGAAATTTTTCGTGGAACAAACAACAAAGAAAGATATATTGGGAGCTTCAATATAATTAAAAATTTATTTGAAAAAAATACCTTTGGCTTTGTAACCACACACGACTTAGCACTCACTGATATTGAAAATACTGATTCTCGACTAAGGAATATGCATTTTAGAGAGTTCATAAACGAACAAAAATTAGAATTTGATTATAAAATTAAAGAAGGACCTTGCCCTACAACAAATGCATTATTTATCATGAAGCAAGAAGGATTACCAATTCCTTAA
- a CDS encoding transglycosylase SLT domain-containing protein, whose amino-acid sequence MKFFTTILVLLMSFNAFGLYQGRQAKTKTKRNMTREQVAQTLERAGFPREIVPVVTCLAEYESNFNPEAINRHNTNNTKDHGLLQINDIWTEECNLNERDLYNPLKNARCAYKIYKKQGLTAWVTYQKFKRTCLAYKIPNYNTTNLADVIIKNNQLM is encoded by the coding sequence ATGAAGTTTTTCACTACAATTTTAGTTTTATTGATGAGTTTTAACGCCTTTGGATTGTACCAGGGACGTCAAGCCAAAACTAAAACAAAAAGAAATATGACACGCGAGCAAGTTGCACAAACACTTGAAAGAGCAGGATTTCCAAGAGAAATCGTTCCTGTTGTAACATGTTTAGCAGAATATGAATCAAACTTTAATCCAGAAGCGATTAACCGTCATAATACAAATAACACAAAAGACCATGGATTGTTACAAATCAATGATATCTGGACTGAAGAGTGTAATTTAAATGAACGAGATTTGTATAATCCGTTAAAAAATGCGCGTTGTGCTTATAAAATATATAAGAAACAAGGTCTTACAGCATGGGTTACTTACCAAAAATTTAAGCGTACATGTCTTGCGTATAAAATTCCTAATTATAACACAACCAATCTTGCCGATGTGATTATTAAAAATAATCAGTTAATGTAA
- a CDS encoding HDOD domain-containing protein has translation MKMFLPDDFKLPAMPQVARECLVYLYNPNADSGALAKSLSRDIGISASILKLANSGMFLLGKGHSNK, from the coding sequence ATGAAAATGTTTTTACCAGATGATTTTAAACTTCCAGCAATGCCGCAAGTTGCAAGAGAATGTTTGGTTTATTTGTATAATCCTAATGCAGATTCTGGTGCATTGGCAAAATCTTTATCAAGAGATATAGGAATTTCTGCAAGCATTTTAAAATTAGCCAATTCTGGGATGTTTTTATTAGGCAAAGGTCATTCCAACAAGTGA
- a CDS encoding HDOD domain-containing protein translates to MVIHALENTFVFKDALSFDFTSFTRHCSFVSLLCAEFSKIVSPDSVADIQMAGLMHDVGLAIMASLFNENFTQLAKYVLENKTDFASAEKELGLEPHCKLGSRALDTWEIPVRVKELIAYHDTKKLDERQTLPLDMHKLVDILNLSDILAHSYGFGFKEYKRDTRIEMSMLKRIELTPDKVKEVVKNALETESAMQPS, encoded by the coding sequence ATGGTTATTCATGCTCTAGAAAACACTTTTGTATTTAAGGACGCTCTTTCTTTTGATTTTACAAGCTTTACTCGTCATTGCTCGTTTGTAAGTCTATTATGTGCTGAATTTTCAAAAATTGTTTCTCCAGATTCTGTTGCAGATATTCAAATGGCAGGTTTGATGCATGATGTTGGACTTGCAATTATGGCAAGTTTATTTAATGAAAACTTTACACAATTGGCCAAATACGTTCTTGAAAATAAAACTGATTTTGCATCTGCAGAAAAAGAATTGGGCCTTGAGCCTCATTGTAAGCTTGGCAGTCGTGCACTAGATACCTGGGAAATTCCTGTTAGAGTGAAAGAGCTGATTGCTTATCACGATACAAAAAAACTCGATGAACGCCAAACATTGCCATTAGATATGCATAAATTGGTCGATATTTTAAATCTATCAGACATTTTGGCTCATAGTTACGGATTTGGTTTTAAAGAGTACAAAAGAGACACACGAATTGAAATGTCGATGCTAAAGAGAATTGAGCTGACTCCCGATAAAGTTAAGGAAGTTGTGAAAAATGCGCTTGAGACAGAATCTGCAATGCAGCCTTCCTAA
- a CDS encoding CheR family methyltransferase, with translation MTIDAFSGEDREKIYAMAENMTGNCQSGTYRREIIISNVLRRIQVKKSNTLDEYLQSAIADDQEFAQLLSAFTIHTTEWFREMPHYKKFEALLSEKFKGTKKFKMHSGGCSTGEEVYSFGLVLEAFRSQNSGFDYEYQAFDIDPVSVEMAKKALYPMKDFAKIGPNYQKFVKKMEKEDSITVDQNIKSRSHFYTDNLIKLQNMSPTYNVIVCRNVLIYFTPDKVKEIIAKLVMRLIKGGVLIIGHSDSLDPKSFNLKSLGNSMFEKL, from the coding sequence ATGACGATAGATGCGTTTAGTGGCGAAGATCGTGAAAAAATATATGCCATGGCAGAAAATATGACTGGAAATTGTCAGTCTGGTACTTATCGTAGAGAAATTATTATTTCAAACGTACTAAGACGGATTCAAGTTAAAAAATCGAACACATTAGACGAATATCTACAATCAGCAATTGCCGATGACCAAGAGTTTGCGCAACTTCTTAGTGCATTTACCATTCATACTACCGAGTGGTTTAGAGAAATGCCGCATTATAAAAAGTTTGAAGCACTTTTGAGTGAAAAATTTAAAGGAACAAAAAAATTTAAAATGCACTCCGGAGGCTGTTCTACAGGAGAAGAAGTGTATTCTTTTGGGCTTGTGTTAGAAGCGTTTAGAAGTCAAAATTCTGGCTTTGATTATGAATATCAAGCTTTTGATATTGACCCCGTATCTGTTGAAATGGCAAAAAAAGCACTATACCCAATGAAAGATTTTGCAAAAATAGGACCAAACTATCAAAAGTTTGTTAAGAAAATGGAAAAAGAGGACTCCATAACCGTAGATCAAAATATCAAATCAAGAAGTCACTTTTATACTGACAACCTTATTAAGCTTCAAAACATGTCGCCTACATACAACGTAATCGTTTGCAGAAACGTACTTATTTACTTTACTCCTGACAAAGTTAAAGAAATTATTGCAAAGCTTGTTATGCGCTTGATAAAGGGTGGTGTATTGATCATAGGTCATAGCGATAGCCTTGACCCTAAATCTTTTAATTTAAAAAGCTTAGGCAATTCCATGTTTGAAAAATTATGA
- a CDS encoding NAD(P)/FAD-dependent oxidoreductase, with translation MTTKLNKIHVVIIGAGFAGINAAKKLGNKKEIEITIIDKKNYHLFQPLLYQVAMAGLSPAEITSPIRTILAKYKNINVVYAKVTDINLNSQTVLTDFKNYKYDYLIIASGSSHSYFGKNEWEDYAPGMKTIEQATEIRRRVLTAFELAERETDKNLIDKFLTFAVVGGGPTGVEITGSLCEIAHFTLNKEFKNIDPRQTKIYLIEAGQTILSSFSDKQAAVATMQLKKIGASIITGKRVEDISSDGILVNSEFIPCYTVIWAAGVQPSILGKKLNSKLDKQGRVIVEAQLNLKNYPNVFVIGDLAHCLGNKQKPLPGLAPVAIQQGCHASKNILRNIAHKPMQPFQYFDKGQMATIGRGSAIVEFAGLSLNGKIAWFAWLLVHILYLIGFKNKFFVLYQWAWSYMTYGRGARLITSRQWKNKTS, from the coding sequence ATGACTACAAAATTAAACAAAATTCATGTTGTTATTATTGGAGCTGGCTTTGCAGGAATCAATGCAGCAAAAAAATTAGGCAACAAAAAAGAAATTGAAATAACTATTATTGATAAAAAAAATTACCATTTATTTCAGCCTTTACTTTATCAAGTTGCGATGGCTGGTTTAAGCCCAGCAGAAATAACAAGTCCAATACGTACAATTTTGGCAAAATATAAAAATATTAACGTTGTTTATGCAAAAGTAACAGATATAAATTTAAATAGCCAAACAGTTCTCACAGATTTCAAAAACTACAAATATGATTATCTAATAATTGCAAGCGGTTCTTCTCATAGTTATTTTGGTAAAAATGAATGGGAAGATTATGCGCCTGGAATGAAAACAATAGAGCAGGCTACAGAAATTCGAAGGCGCGTATTAACTGCGTTTGAACTTGCAGAAAGAGAAACAGATAAAAATTTAATTGATAAATTTTTGACTTTTGCGGTCGTAGGCGGCGGACCTACTGGTGTCGAGATAACAGGATCACTTTGTGAAATTGCCCATTTTACCTTAAACAAAGAATTTAAAAATATAGATCCAAGACAAACAAAAATTTACCTTATTGAAGCAGGACAAACGATTTTATCCTCTTTTTCTGATAAGCAGGCAGCAGTTGCAACAATGCAATTAAAAAAAATTGGTGCTTCAATTATAACGGGAAAACGTGTTGAAGATATTTCTTCTGATGGAATTTTAGTCAATTCTGAATTTATTCCTTGCTATACTGTGATTTGGGCAGCTGGTGTTCAACCTTCTATACTAGGAAAAAAATTAAACAGCAAACTCGATAAACAGGGGCGCGTCATTGTTGAAGCACAACTCAATCTCAAAAACTATCCAAATGTTTTTGTTATTGGTGATCTAGCCCACTGCCTGGGTAACAAGCAAAAACCCCTTCCAGGTTTAGCGCCTGTTGCAATTCAACAAGGTTGTCATGCTTCTAAAAACATCTTGCGCAATATCGCTCACAAACCTATGCAACCATTTCAATATTTTGACAAAGGTCAAATGGCCACAATTGGTAGAGGTTCTGCAATCGTAGAGTTTGCGGGATTGAGTTTAAATGGCAAGATTGCATGGTTTGCTTGGTTATTGGTTCATATTTTATATTTAATAGGATTTAAAAACAAATTTTTTGTTTTATATCAATGGGCGTGGTCCTATATGACTTATGGTCGTGGAGCAAGACTCATTACCAGTAGACAATGGAAAAACAAAACATCATAA
- a CDS encoding thymidine kinase encodes MANKVVTGTIEVICGCMFSGKTEELIRVLKRALIAKQNVLVFKHSSDIRYSESELYSHNSQKISSRLISNISEILLQNLDQIDVIGIDEAQFFSDDIVDVIEQLMDKGIRVVIAGLDLDYKRRPFGCMPKILAIANKVKKLTAICSNCGDEAYYSQRLIKNEELVLVGTSEWYEPRCRKHHKIKDQVEKTFQVIQNFDSNLIEDRKM; translated from the coding sequence ATGGCTAATAAAGTTGTAACGGGTACTATTGAAGTTATTTGTGGATGTATGTTTAGTGGCAAAACTGAAGAGTTGATTCGGGTATTGAAAAGAGCTTTAATTGCTAAACAAAATGTTTTGGTATTTAAACACTCATCTGATATTCGTTATTCTGAAAGTGAATTATATAGTCATAATTCACAAAAAATTTCATCACGTCTTATTTCTAATATTTCTGAAATATTGTTACAAAATTTAGATCAAATTGATGTAATTGGTATTGATGAAGCACAGTTTTTTTCTGATGATATTGTTGATGTTATTGAACAGCTGATGGATAAGGGAATTCGAGTTGTTATTGCTGGATTAGATCTTGACTACAAGCGGAGACCTTTTGGATGTATGCCAAAAATTCTTGCAATTGCTAATAAAGTAAAAAAATTAACGGCAATTTGTTCTAATTGTGGTGACGAAGCGTATTATAGTCAAAGATTAATAAAAAATGAAGAACTTGTTTTGGTAGGAACTTCAGAATGGTATGAACCACGTTGCCGCAAACATCATAAAATTAAAGACCAAGTTGAGAAAACTTTTCAAGTAATTCAAAACTTTGATAGTAATTTAATCGAGGATCGCAAAATGTAG
- a CDS encoding 3-deoxy-7-phosphoheptulonate synthase: protein MNFINLKNDVYDSWNPTSWVNYNQSQLPNYEDTKALEKSIKFLKNAKHLVFESEISLLQSFISDAAKGKIFLLHAGDCAETFESCTTSNVIKRVSHLKSLATLLEKHLNIPVVIIGRIAGQYAKPRSHELETINNMQLPSYRGDIINDIKFCPIARQPNPERLKIAYKNSSTTLSWIKQHLQNEYLSFQNARFFISHESLLLDYESSLTHRSYKNPKWYNYGAHYLWLGERTRNLNSAHVEYLRGISNPIGIKLGPNTDPHEIIKLLPILNPQNEPGKINLITRIGANFTQQVLKNIILKVNQSHCHVTWSCDPMHGNSFYTPSGIKTRNFLEIWNELRETYLIHKELQSNLAGIHLELTFDNVTECIGGNTKVTEESLPLNYTTFCDPRLNYYQSFELLEKFSQLGL from the coding sequence ATGAATTTTATCAATTTAAAAAATGATGTTTATGATTCTTGGAACCCAACGAGTTGGGTCAATTACAATCAATCTCAATTACCAAATTATGAAGACACAAAGGCACTTGAAAAATCAATTAAATTTCTAAAAAATGCAAAACATCTTGTTTTTGAATCAGAAATTTCTTTACTACAGAGTTTTATCAGTGACGCTGCCAAAGGCAAAATATTTCTGCTTCATGCAGGCGACTGTGCAGAAACATTTGAAAGTTGTACGACTTCAAACGTGATAAAAAGAGTTTCTCATTTAAAAAGTTTAGCAACATTATTAGAAAAACATTTAAATATCCCAGTTGTTATTATTGGTCGCATAGCAGGACAGTATGCCAAACCTCGTTCGCACGAACTCGAAACTATAAATAATATGCAGTTACCCAGTTATCGTGGTGATATTATCAATGATATAAAGTTTTGTCCTATTGCGCGTCAACCCAATCCAGAGCGATTAAAAATAGCTTATAAAAACTCGAGTACAACGTTAAGTTGGATTAAACAGCATCTTCAAAATGAATATTTATCTTTCCAAAATGCGCGATTTTTTATCTCTCATGAATCTTTATTATTAGATTACGAATCTTCCTTAACTCACAGATCTTATAAAAACCCAAAATGGTACAATTATGGAGCGCATTACTTGTGGCTAGGAGAACGTACTCGCAATTTAAACAGCGCACATGTTGAATACTTAAGAGGAATTTCAAACCCAATTGGAATCAAATTAGGCCCTAACACGGATCCTCATGAAATTATCAAACTGCTTCCAATCTTAAATCCACAAAACGAACCTGGAAAAATTAATTTAATCACACGCATAGGCGCAAATTTTACTCAACAGGTTTTAAAGAATATTATTCTTAAAGTCAATCAATCGCATTGCCATGTCACATGGAGCTGCGATCCAATGCACGGCAATTCGTTTTATACGCCTTCGGGAATTAAAACACGAAATTTTCTAGAAATTTGGAATGAATTGAGAGAAACTTATTTAATTCATAAAGAACTTCAATCCAATTTAGCTGGAATTCATTTAGAATTAACTTTTGATAATGTTACAGAGTGCATAGGCGGAAATACTAAAGTGACAGAAGAGTCGCTTCCATTAAATTACACTACATTTTGCGATCCTCGATTAAATTACTATCAAAGTTTTGAATTACTTGAAAAGTTTTCTCAACTTGGTCTTTAA
- a CDS encoding undecaprenyl-diphosphate phosphatase — protein sequence MAYKWPSEDDMVSRTIVQLFSWRNEMTTACPIPIHDQLIDCGFAELGYFKIIILGIVQGVTELLPISSTAHLRIVPAFLGWQDPGTPFTGAVQLASFFAVMIYFRKEIANIFFGTLKSIREKNFSSTEFRLGIGIIIGTIPVGIMGLLLKSTLNAPNSPLRSIYVIGVACMVMGALFIVAEKICKHERDFSKLTFKDCILVGLSQVAALIPGVSRSGATITTGLFLGLKRETAAAFSFILGVPVIVAAGLKQIHEMSLAGLTTHGWSILIVGLITASIAAFVAVFGLMKYLEQRSTLIFAWYRLILGVILIAGASLGWLH from the coding sequence ATGGCCTACAAGTGGCCTTCTGAGGACGATATGGTATCTAGAACTATTGTGCAACTTTTTTCTTGGAGAAACGAGATGACAACTGCTTGCCCCATCCCTATTCATGATCAATTGATTGATTGCGGGTTTGCTGAACTCGGTTACTTTAAAATTATAATTCTTGGAATTGTTCAAGGGGTTACAGAATTATTACCAATTAGCAGTACGGCTCATCTCCGCATTGTTCCTGCATTTTTAGGATGGCAAGATCCAGGCACACCCTTTACCGGAGCTGTACAGCTTGCGAGTTTTTTTGCAGTCATGATATATTTCCGAAAAGAAATTGCGAACATATTTTTTGGAACATTAAAAAGTATTCGTGAAAAAAATTTTTCTTCAACCGAATTTCGCTTAGGAATTGGCATCATTATTGGCACAATTCCTGTAGGGATTATGGGATTGCTTTTAAAGTCAACATTAAATGCTCCTAACTCGCCTCTACGGTCGATTTATGTTATAGGAGTTGCATGTATGGTTATGGGAGCATTGTTTATTGTAGCAGAAAAAATTTGCAAACATGAACGAGATTTTTCAAAACTAACATTTAAGGATTGTATTTTGGTAGGCTTATCACAGGTTGCTGCTCTGATTCCTGGTGTCTCACGTTCTGGAGCAACCATTACAACTGGATTATTTTTAGGACTAAAAAGGGAAACAGCCGCCGCGTTTTCATTTATTCTGGGAGTTCCGGTTATTGTCGCAGCAGGATTAAAACAAATTCATGAAATGTCTCTAGCAGGACTCACAACACATGGCTGGAGTATATTAATAGTTGGTCTGATTACTGCTTCAATTGCTGCTTTTGTAGCAGTTTTTGGGCTTATGAAATACCTTGAACAGCGCTCAACTTTAATATTTGCTTGGTACCGTTTAATATTAGGAGTTATCCTAATTGCGGGCGCAAGTTTAGGATGGCTTCATTAA
- the prfB gene encoding peptide chain release factor 2 (programmed frameshift) — translation MSEVQRSLLQEIREKFEPIRGIFDTPLKRKRVLEIDSEINTDPNFWNDRKKSSTLLKEKKSIEDAFILCDHLLKNIEDTLVAIEFAEEGDASSHIEAEQLLDQLKNEVQQLEIRRLLSGETDKNSAIITINAGAGGTEACDWVQMITRMLIRYCDSKRFKAEVVDELEGEGAGLKNATLTVEGEFAYGFLKSENGVHRLVRISPFDSNARRHTSFCSVFVSPIIDDDIHIEIKESDLKVDTYRAGGAGGQHVNRTDSAVRMTHIPTGIVVQSQQQRSQIQNRETCLKLLKAKLYEVEISKRQAETKAIEDSKMDNAFGSQIRSYVLHPYKLVKDVRTLAQSSDPQAVLDGDLEEFSLEYLRQTASGQFKGKGSAQEDFD, via the exons ATGAGCGAAGTACAACGCTCTTTATTACAAGAGATTCGAGAAAAATTTGAACCTATTCGG GGTATCTTTGACACTCCGCTCAAAAGAAAACGGGTTTTAGAAATTGATTCAGAAATTAATACTGATCCCAATTTTTGGAATGATCGCAAAAAATCATCAACATTATTAAAAGAAAAAAAGAGTATCGAAGATGCATTCATTCTTTGTGATCATCTTTTAAAAAATATCGAAGACACTTTGGTTGCAATAGAGTTTGCTGAAGAAGGCGACGCGTCGTCGCATATTGAAGCGGAACAACTTCTCGATCAGCTTAAAAATGAAGTGCAGCAGTTAGAAATTCGTCGCCTATTATCCGGTGAAACTGATAAAAATAGCGCCATTATTACAATTAATGCAGGTGCAGGTGGAACCGAGGCGTGTGATTGGGTACAAATGATCACGCGCATGCTGATTCGCTATTGTGATTCCAAAAGATTTAAAGCTGAAGTTGTTGATGAACTCGAAGGTGAAGGTGCTGGTTTAAAAAATGCAACCTTAACGGTTGAAGGTGAATTTGCGTATGGCTTTTTAAAATCTGAAAATGGAGTGCACCGTTTGGTTAGAATTTCTCCTTTTGATTCTAATGCACGCAGACATACTTCGTTTTGCTCTGTATTTGTCAGTCCAATTATTGATGATGATATTCATATTGAAATTAAAGAAAGCGATCTCAAAGTTGATACATATCGGGCAGGTGGTGCAGGAGGACAGCATGTTAATCGTACAGATTCAGCTGTGCGTATGACCCATATTCCAACTGGTATTGTTGTTCAGAGTCAACAACAACGCAGCCAAATTCAAAACCGCGAAACATGTCTTAAGCTTTTAAAAGCAAAATTATATGAAGTCGAAATCAGCAAGCGACAAGCAGAAACAAAAGCGATTGAAGACTCAAAAATGGATAATGCATTTGGTTCGCAAATTCGTTCTTATGTTTTGCATCCCTACAAATTAGTTAAAGATGTTCGTACATTAGCGCAGAGTTCAGATCCCCAAGCTGTTTTAGATGGTGACCTTGAAGAATTTAGTTTGGAGTATTTAAGACAAACGGCTTCGGGGCAGTTTAAAGGAAAAGGGTCTGCGCAAGAAGATTTTGATTAA
- a CDS encoding adenine phosphoribosyltransferase, with product MTLTTDLLNTIQDFPDFPKPGIIFKDINPVLKNAQLMKRIIADMAMFAQSVAAQHIIGVESRGFFFALPLALEMNLPFIPARKKGKLPGSVVSETYSLEYGEDSLEIQASSILPGERYLIVDDIIATGGTVCAVAKIIQKENAVLAGCSFLSELTFLNGTKKILDAAPNCKIQSILKI from the coding sequence ATGACTTTAACAACAGATTTACTCAATACAATTCAAGATTTTCCCGACTTTCCAAAACCAGGAATTATTTTTAAAGATATCAATCCAGTTCTAAAAAATGCACAGCTGATGAAGCGGATTATTGCAGATATGGCTATGTTTGCACAAAGTGTTGCTGCACAGCATATTATTGGTGTTGAAAGTCGTGGCTTTTTCTTTGCGTTGCCTCTTGCATTAGAAATGAATTTGCCATTTATTCCAGCGCGTAAAAAAGGCAAACTTCCAGGTTCTGTTGTTTCTGAAACTTATTCTTTGGAGTATGGTGAAGACAGTTTAGAAATTCAGGCCTCATCCATTTTGCCAGGGGAAAGATATTTAATTGTTGATGATATTATTGCCACAGGTGGTACAGTGTGCGCGGTTGCCAAAATTATTCAAAAAGAAAATGCGGTGCTTGCCGGTTGCTCGTTTTTATCTGAATTGACATTTTTAAATGGTACAAAAAAAATTTTAGATGCAGCACCAAATTGTAAAATTCAAAGCATACTTAAAATTTAA
- a CDS encoding mechanosensitive ion channel family protein — MTINDIHLEHLGRLSYNVFLSLIVSVLMYFLAYWIIRGVRKSNTKVRKIDPTLLPITVTIIKYAAFIISVLIILNIFGANTNGIIAFLGTAGLGIALALKDTLQNIASGIMLIFLRPFKVNDYIECGSNSGTVQEINLFTTTLKTGDGLFLFVPNNLLWNSAIKNYTRNGTRRLDFVIGIAYKNQVEDARSILNKLADLDGRILKDPSPIIVVNSLTDNSVNLMLRCWIPVDNYWDVNFYLQKTVKEQFHDAGISIPFPQRDIHLHIVNEKNSNANDINTIKALM; from the coding sequence ATGACTATCAATGACATTCACCTTGAGCATCTCGGAAGATTATCTTATAACGTGTTTCTTTCTCTTATTGTCTCTGTGTTGATGTATTTTTTAGCGTATTGGATAATACGTGGAGTTCGTAAATCAAACACCAAAGTTAGAAAAATAGATCCAACTCTGCTTCCCATAACCGTTACTATTATAAAATATGCAGCATTCATAATTAGTGTTTTAATAATTTTAAATATATTCGGAGCCAACACCAATGGAATTATTGCATTTTTGGGAACTGCTGGCTTAGGAATTGCGTTAGCTTTAAAAGATACATTACAAAATATTGCATCTGGTATTATGTTAATTTTTTTGAGACCTTTTAAAGTTAACGATTATATTGAATGTGGTAGTAATAGTGGTACTGTGCAAGAAATCAATCTTTTTACTACAACGTTAAAAACTGGGGATGGTTTGTTTTTATTTGTGCCAAATAACTTACTATGGAATTCTGCAATTAAAAACTATACTCGCAATGGTACGCGTAGACTTGATTTTGTGATAGGGATTGCTTATAAAAATCAAGTAGAAGACGCACGTTCCATACTAAATAAACTTGCCGATTTAGATGGTCGAATTTTGAAAGATCCATCTCCCATCATTGTTGTAAATTCTTTAACTGATAATTCTGTTAACTTAATGTTAAGATGTTGGATCCCTGTTGATAATTATTGGGACGTCAATTTTTACTTACAAAAAACAGTCAAAGAGCAATTTCATGATGCAGGGATTTCTATTCCTTTTCCACAACGAGACATCCATTTGCATATCGTTAATGAAAAAAATAGCAATGCAAACGATATCAATACCATTAAAGCATTGATGTAA